One Hyphomicrobiales bacterium genomic window carries:
- a CDS encoding D-2-hydroxyacid dehydrogenase encodes MRNAIIIDKEPELYIDRLRDRFPDIVFRLAATPDELTARLAEAPAEFGFGIGDQGFTKAGQRIVSEQPSVRFFQVGGSGYDHMLPFARPDVTVCNCAGVLARHLSETVTGAILAINGKFFDYRDQQLTGDWRPLGFRPLAGQTLLVVGLGAIGGWVAHNAKALGMKVLATRAHPAPHPHCDEVHGTDALDDLLPRADYVSLHVRLNDRTRHLMNARTIALMKRGTVLVNTARGGCVETSALLAALASGHLRAAYLDVFEEEPLPANSPLWTTPNLFATPHCADMINGWQVEFADFFAANLERYLVGESLANVVHGPANPGKLGG; translated from the coding sequence ATGCGCAACGCCATCATCATCGACAAGGAGCCGGAACTCTACATCGACCGTCTCCGAGACCGCTTTCCCGATATCGTCTTCCGCCTCGCCGCAACGCCCGACGAACTCACAGCGCGCCTCGCCGAAGCACCCGCCGAATTCGGTTTCGGCATCGGCGACCAGGGCTTCACGAAGGCCGGTCAGCGCATCGTCTCCGAGCAACCGAGTGTGCGCTTCTTTCAGGTCGGTGGCTCCGGCTACGACCACATGCTGCCCTTCGCCCGCCCCGACGTCACCGTCTGCAACTGCGCCGGCGTCCTCGCGCGCCATCTCTCCGAGACGGTGACCGGCGCCATTCTCGCCATCAACGGCAAGTTCTTCGACTACCGCGACCAGCAGCTGACCGGCGACTGGCGCCCGCTCGGGTTTCGCCCGCTCGCCGGCCAGACGCTGCTCGTCGTCGGGCTCGGAGCGATCGGCGGTTGGGTGGCCCACAACGCCAAGGCGCTCGGCATGAAGGTCCTGGCGACACGCGCACACCCGGCACCGCACCCGCACTGCGACGAGGTGCATGGCACGGACGCGCTCGACGACCTGCTTCCACGTGCCGATTACGTCTCCCTGCACGTCCGCCTCAACGACCGCACGCGCCACCTGATGAACGCGCGAACGATCGCCCTCATGAAGCGCGGCACAGTTCTCGTGAACACCGCGCGCGGCGGCTGCGTGGAAACCTCGGCCCTCCTTGCCGCGCTGGCCAGCGGGCATTTGCGGGCGGCATACCTCGACGTGTTCGAGGAGGAACCACTGCCCGCCAACAGCCCGCTTTGGACCACGCCCAATCTCTTTGCGACACCCCACTGCGCCGACATGATCAACGGCTGGCAGGTCGAGTTCGCCGATTTCTTCGCTGCCAATCTCGAGCGCTATCTGGTGGGGGAGAGCCTCGCCAACGTGGTGCATGGACCGGCGAATCCGGGAAAGCTCGGCGGGTGA
- a CDS encoding acyltransferase family protein, whose protein sequence is MALAAERTATLTTLQAGRAIAALAVVVFHAALGTAAFVAPLPATLDAVARLGELGVDFFFVLSGFVITHASRMRQRTVPEGIRFLEGRLIRIFAPYLPIGLAMVAIYTLAPGLSGAPRDWGWLSSLFLLPTASPPALSVAWTLQHELIFYVLFAFLFFSGRLVAGCLVWAGLIVASWYAGAAEAIPARFFLGAINLEFLFGVAAALWVANGARRLPPALYVLIGAAILTLWWWLGAGLEVRVVFGLAVAFIMVGATSAELAGRLGAPSVLILLGNASYAIYLLHNPIVSVTSRLCAKVPILDGWLVAMTVAIAVSVAAGLVYHLAIEKPLMALLRHRLLGPPHRAPGAATLPAGGGAPR, encoded by the coding sequence ATGGCCTTGGCAGCCGAGCGAACCGCGACCCTGACGACACTGCAGGCGGGCCGCGCCATCGCCGCGCTCGCCGTCGTGGTCTTTCACGCCGCACTCGGCACGGCCGCCTTCGTTGCGCCATTGCCGGCAACGCTCGATGCCGTGGCGCGCTTGGGCGAGCTCGGCGTCGATTTCTTTTTCGTCCTCTCCGGCTTCGTCATCACCCATGCCAGCCGGATGAGGCAGCGCACGGTGCCCGAGGGCATAAGGTTCCTCGAAGGCCGGCTGATCCGGATTTTCGCCCCCTACTTGCCGATCGGGCTCGCGATGGTGGCGATCTACACGCTCGCACCGGGGCTTTCCGGCGCGCCGCGCGACTGGGGCTGGCTCTCCTCCCTCTTTCTCCTTCCGACGGCGAGTCCTCCGGCCCTCTCCGTCGCCTGGACGCTGCAGCACGAACTCATTTTCTATGTGCTCTTTGCGTTTCTCTTCTTTTCCGGTCGTCTCGTTGCCGGCTGCCTCGTCTGGGCGGGATTGATCGTGGCATCCTGGTACGCTGGGGCGGCCGAGGCGATCCCGGCGCGGTTCTTTCTCGGCGCCATCAACCTCGAGTTCCTGTTCGGTGTCGCCGCCGCCCTTTGGGTCGCGAACGGCGCGCGCCGCCTTCCTCCCGCCCTCTACGTCCTGATCGGAGCTGCCATTCTCACCCTCTGGTGGTGGCTCGGCGCGGGCCTCGAGGTGCGTGTCGTCTTCGGCCTCGCCGTTGCGTTCATCATGGTCGGGGCAACGAGCGCCGAGCTTGCCGGACGCCTCGGCGCTCCGTCGGTACTCATCCTCCTCGGCAACGCGTCCTATGCGATCTATCTCCTGCACAACCCGATCGTCTCGGTGACCTCGCGGCTCTGCGCGAAGGTGCCGATCCTCGACGGTTGGCTGGTCGCCATGACCGTCGCCATCGCCGTCTCGGTTGCGGCGGGACTGGTCTACCACCTTGCGATCGAAAAGCCGCTCATGGCGCTCCTGCGCCACCGGTTGCTCGGGCCACCGCACCGCGCACCGGGCGCCGCAACGCTCCCTGCCGGAGGCGGTGCGCCACGCTGA